The following proteins are encoded in a genomic region of Cryptomeria japonica chromosome 11, Sugi_1.0, whole genome shotgun sequence:
- the LOC131061269 gene encoding RNA-binding protein 1 isoform X1, which produces MAEAYWSRYAGAERDGRSAALASAAKRPRPEYEMLAAGGRDVPGYLPRDDPRLDERSRRLLRETDPLGPAYDRYARNGLPSYGSSGLSAGDVGGLSGMGMGRTVGGGMPTSYSDEQLLMSRRMGVGSGDAGLPGKSPGMGFKDSQVMREPMRRPEDHLPPDASNTLFVEGLPTTCTRREAAHIFRPFVGFKEVRLVNKEPRHPGGEPLVLCFVDFISASCAATALEALQGYKFDENERDSPSLRLQFARFPGPRGGGGRDRDDYRRR; this is translated from the exons ATGGCGGAAGCGTACTGGAGCAGATATGCAGGAGCTGAGAGGGACGGCCGTTCTGCGGCTCTCGCTTCCGCTGCTAAGCGTCCTCGCCCGGAATACG AAATGCTCGCAGCTGGAGGTCGGGATGTTCCTGGGTATCTTCCTCGAGATGATCCTCGCCTTGACGAGAGGTCTCGCCGTTTGTTGAGGGAGACAGATCCACTCGGGCCTGCTTATGACAGATATGCGCGAAATGGG CTTCCTTCGTATGGATCAAGTGGCCTGAGCGCAGGTGACGTTGGTGGATTGAGTGGAATGGGGATGGGTAGGACAGTCGGTGGCGGTATGCCTACTTCCTACTCGGATGAACAACTTCTCATGTCACGCAGGATGGGTGTTGGAAGTGGGGATGCAGGCCTTCCGGGGAAGTCACCTGGGATGGGCTTTAAGGATAGCCAGGTTATGAGGGAACCAATGAGGCGGCCTGAAGACCACCTCCCACCTGATGCGTCAAATACCCTTTTTGTTGAGGGTTTGCCAACTACTTGTACTCGAAGAGAGGCAGCTC ATATTTTTCGCCCTTTTGTTGGTTTCAAGGAAGTCAGACTTGTAAACAAGGAACCTAGACAT CCTGGAGGGGAGCCTCTTGTTTTATGTTTCGTGGACTTCATTAGTGCCAGTTGTGCTGCAACTGCCCTTGAAGCCTTGCAAG GTtataagtttgatgaaaatgagcgGGATTCACCTTCTCTAAGGTTGCAATTTGCAAGGTTCCCTGGTCCTAGGGGTGGGGGTGGCCGCGATCGTGATGACTATCGCCGACGTTGA
- the LOC131061269 gene encoding RNA-binding protein 1 isoform X2, protein MLAAGGRDVPGYLPRDDPRLDERSRRLLRETDPLGPAYDRYARNGLPSYGSSGLSAGDVGGLSGMGMGRTVGGGMPTSYSDEQLLMSRRMGVGSGDAGLPGKSPGMGFKDSQVMREPMRRPEDHLPPDASNTLFVEGLPTTCTRREAAHIFRPFVGFKEVRLVNKEPRHPGGEPLVLCFVDFISASCAATALEALQGYKFDENERDSPSLRLQFARFPGPRGGGGRDRDDYRRR, encoded by the exons ATGCTCGCAGCTGGAGGTCGGGATGTTCCTGGGTATCTTCCTCGAGATGATCCTCGCCTTGACGAGAGGTCTCGCCGTTTGTTGAGGGAGACAGATCCACTCGGGCCTGCTTATGACAGATATGCGCGAAATGGG CTTCCTTCGTATGGATCAAGTGGCCTGAGCGCAGGTGACGTTGGTGGATTGAGTGGAATGGGGATGGGTAGGACAGTCGGTGGCGGTATGCCTACTTCCTACTCGGATGAACAACTTCTCATGTCACGCAGGATGGGTGTTGGAAGTGGGGATGCAGGCCTTCCGGGGAAGTCACCTGGGATGGGCTTTAAGGATAGCCAGGTTATGAGGGAACCAATGAGGCGGCCTGAAGACCACCTCCCACCTGATGCGTCAAATACCCTTTTTGTTGAGGGTTTGCCAACTACTTGTACTCGAAGAGAGGCAGCTC ATATTTTTCGCCCTTTTGTTGGTTTCAAGGAAGTCAGACTTGTAAACAAGGAACCTAGACAT CCTGGAGGGGAGCCTCTTGTTTTATGTTTCGTGGACTTCATTAGTGCCAGTTGTGCTGCAACTGCCCTTGAAGCCTTGCAAG GTtataagtttgatgaaaatgagcgGGATTCACCTTCTCTAAGGTTGCAATTTGCAAGGTTCCCTGGTCCTAGGGGTGGGGGTGGCCGCGATCGTGATGACTATCGCCGACGTTGA